A part of Paludisphaera rhizosphaerae genomic DNA contains:
- a CDS encoding alkaline phosphatase gives MSAALYRVLPLVLIASAALARGDDRLRELQERAVATRDQRLPRPYHFGSQAPNDVFTNHGSHTNRLIPVYTFGSKADLGAVTGENSRYRTEEGVRSLFGVLPPNTVNPDAVYADQSDLYRVQKNAAARGAKYIFTVWFDGLDWDTTRAAAIVKAGRVGYSEGKGTGLVFQDYDAAGTARFGFVVTAPTHDKTVVDVDRQTVALAPGTLGGGYDPMIAGPTPWTPGPLFAQARGYLKGQSASETDRDGVAKVGRVLHAYTDSAPSAGEFSTGVKSYNTSINVAEDGRFAPTLFNELQAKGWAVGIASSVVFDDASPAATYAHNVSRGDCQDLGREMLGLPSIVQETGKGPRLPGLDVVIGCGEGHAINHRDVSHHGLNAAKGGYLSDDDLAAIDARRGGPYVVVRSTPGVEGPSALRSAADRAAGEGKRLFGLFGSSTQGHLPFRTADGDFRPVAGASGKAESYSAEDLRMNPTLSGMTEAALAVLAARKTPFALFVEAGDVDWALHDNNLDNAVGAVFSGEEAVRTIIAWVEAHSNWDESVLIVTADHGHYLVLDDPEALVAGPPKP, from the coding sequence ATGTCCGCCGCTTTATATCGGGTTTTGCCGCTCGTTCTGATCGCCTCGGCGGCCCTCGCCCGCGGCGACGACCGCCTCCGCGAACTCCAGGAACGGGCCGTCGCGACCAGGGATCAGAGGCTCCCGCGGCCCTACCACTTCGGCTCGCAGGCGCCCAACGACGTCTTCACTAACCACGGCAGCCACACGAACCGGCTGATCCCCGTCTACACGTTCGGGAGCAAGGCTGACCTCGGCGCGGTCACGGGCGAGAACAGCCGCTACCGAACCGAGGAAGGGGTCCGCTCTCTCTTCGGCGTCCTGCCCCCGAACACCGTGAATCCCGACGCCGTCTACGCCGACCAGAGCGACCTCTACCGGGTGCAGAAGAACGCCGCCGCTCGCGGAGCCAAATACATCTTCACGGTCTGGTTCGACGGCCTCGACTGGGATACGACGCGCGCCGCGGCGATCGTCAAGGCCGGCCGCGTCGGCTACTCCGAGGGCAAGGGGACCGGCCTGGTCTTCCAGGACTACGACGCTGCCGGCACCGCTCGGTTCGGCTTCGTCGTGACGGCTCCAACGCACGACAAGACGGTCGTCGACGTCGACCGTCAAACGGTGGCCCTGGCTCCAGGGACGCTCGGCGGCGGTTATGACCCGATGATCGCCGGGCCGACCCCGTGGACGCCCGGCCCCCTTTTCGCTCAGGCGCGGGGTTACCTGAAGGGCCAATCGGCCAGCGAAACCGACCGCGATGGCGTGGCGAAGGTCGGCCGCGTCCTCCACGCCTACACCGACAGCGCCCCCAGCGCGGGCGAGTTCTCCACCGGGGTGAAGTCCTACAACACGTCGATCAACGTCGCCGAGGACGGCCGGTTCGCGCCGACGCTTTTCAACGAGTTGCAGGCGAAGGGCTGGGCCGTCGGGATCGCGAGCAGCGTGGTCTTCGACGACGCTTCACCTGCCGCGACCTACGCCCACAACGTCAGCCGGGGCGACTGCCAGGATCTCGGCCGCGAGATGCTCGGGCTCCCCTCGATCGTCCAGGAGACCGGCAAGGGGCCTCGCCTGCCGGGGCTTGATGTGGTGATTGGCTGTGGCGAAGGCCACGCGATCAACCACCGCGACGTCTCCCACCACGGGCTCAACGCCGCGAAGGGGGGCTACCTGTCGGACGACGACCTGGCCGCGATCGACGCTCGCCGCGGCGGTCCGTACGTGGTCGTCCGGTCGACGCCCGGCGTCGAGGGGCCGTCGGCCCTCCGCTCGGCCGCCGATCGCGCGGCGGGCGAGGGGAAACGTCTCTTCGGCCTGTTCGGGTCGTCCACGCAGGGGCACCTCCCCTTTCGGACGGCCGACGGCGATTTCCGCCCCGTCGCCGGAGCCTCCGGAAAGGCCGAGTCCTATTCCGCCGAGGACCTCCGCATGAACCCGACGCTGTCCGGGATGACCGAAGCCGCCCTCGCCGTCCTGGCCGCCCGCAAGACCCCCTTCGCCCTCTTCGTCGAGGCGGGGGACGTCGACTGGGCTCTGCACGACAACAACCTCGACAACGCCGTCGGCGCCGTCTTCAGCGGCGAGGAGGCCGTCCGGACCATCATCGCCTGGGTCGAAGCCCACTCGAACTGGGACGAGTCGGTCCTGATCGTCACCGCCGACCACGGCCACTACCTCGTCCTCGACGACCCCGAGGCCCTGGTCGCTGGCCCGCCGAAGCCCTGA
- a CDS encoding DUF1559 domain-containing protein yields MKRRPGFTLIELLVVIAIIAVLIALLLPAVQAAREAARRIQCTNNLKQIGLAMHNYHSSNETFPMGASKNCNSDPPTACPGYADWRGWSALATALPFVEQQALYNAINFNFAEEIHDAVSQPMNSTVVASVVRAFMCPSDPYVGTQNINSYHVCSGTTSEWPTGPSNGNGNLQNADGNGSTGMFAVWISYGIRDAMDGTSNTVLFSEALVGDNKGNETNRGVGTSSPGSKYRGNGVVTGTVVASQYVDDFAGPATDMANFQAGVDACRAEWSNPASVKITSHRGYRWASVSEGCLFNMGQSPNDKMGLCRPQGNPSQSDNGAISLPASSMHSGGVNTLLVDGSVRFIKDSISRPTWWALGSRSKGEIISADSY; encoded by the coding sequence ATGAAGCGCAGACCCGGATTTACGCTGATCGAACTGCTCGTCGTTATCGCGATCATCGCCGTGTTGATCGCCTTGCTGCTCCCCGCCGTGCAGGCGGCGCGCGAGGCCGCCCGCCGGATCCAGTGCACCAACAACCTGAAGCAGATCGGGTTGGCGATGCACAACTACCACTCCTCGAACGAGACGTTCCCCATGGGGGCGTCGAAGAACTGCAATTCCGACCCGCCGACGGCCTGCCCCGGCTACGCCGACTGGCGAGGCTGGAGCGCCCTGGCCACCGCCCTCCCCTTCGTCGAGCAGCAGGCGCTGTACAACGCCATCAACTTCAACTTCGCCGAGGAGATCCACGACGCCGTCTCCCAGCCGATGAACTCCACGGTCGTGGCTTCGGTCGTCCGCGCGTTCATGTGCCCGAGCGACCCCTACGTGGGCACGCAGAACATCAACAGCTACCACGTCTGCTCCGGGACCACCAGCGAATGGCCGACGGGCCCGAGCAACGGCAACGGCAACCTGCAGAACGCCGACGGCAACGGCAGCACCGGCATGTTCGCCGTCTGGATCAGCTACGGCATCCGCGACGCGATGGACGGCACTTCCAACACGGTCCTCTTCTCCGAGGCCCTCGTCGGCGACAACAAGGGGAATGAGACCAACCGCGGCGTCGGGACGTCGTCGCCCGGCAGCAAGTATCGCGGCAACGGCGTCGTCACGGGGACCGTCGTCGCCAGCCAGTACGTCGACGACTTCGCCGGCCCCGCGACCGACATGGCCAACTTCCAGGCCGGCGTCGACGCCTGCCGGGCCGAGTGGTCGAACCCGGCCTCGGTCAAGATCACCAGCCACCGCGGTTATCGCTGGGCGTCGGTCTCCGAGGGCTGCCTCTTCAACATGGGCCAGTCGCCCAACGACAAGATGGGCCTCTGCCGACCCCAGGGGAACCCCAGCCAGAGCGACAACGGCGCGATTTCGCTGCCCGCCAGCAGCATGCACTCCGGCGGCGTGAACACCCTGCTCGTCGACGGCTCGGTCCGATTCATCAAGGATTCGATCTCCCGTCCCACATGGTGGGCCCTGGGCTCTCGCTCCAAGGGCGAGATCATCAGCGCCGATTCGTACTGA
- a CDS encoding DUF1559 family PulG-like putative transporter, whose product MNESRRSHKGFTLIELLVVIAIIAVLISLLLPAVQAAREAARRAQCVNNLKQVGIAFHNFHDVNGNVPYSLRPSGLTTAPRVAAILTMLNFMEQTQIYNAVNIGITWGDPTNWTAVKTRVATLICPSSPADPSRLDGIPEVQPYSPSWTATIAAITDYSPIVGLDSRLSAYGLFPATSTPPESLIVKNKATKLADATDGLSNTVVFVESAGRPFVYRRGGKVISSVPDHRVNAGGWARPASDVMLNGSTADGSIFPGNTVINAANGDDVYGQPFPHPYYVTEGTGALFGFHSGGINVLLGDGSVRFVKESVALPTFAALVTRAGGEVISADQY is encoded by the coding sequence ATGAACGAGTCCCGCCGCTCCCATAAGGGATTCACGCTGATCGAATTGCTCGTGGTCATCGCCATCATCGCCGTGTTGATCTCGCTGCTGCTCCCCGCCGTGCAGGCGGCTCGCGAGGCCGCCCGCAGGGCCCAGTGCGTCAACAACCTGAAGCAGGTGGGGATCGCCTTCCACAACTTCCACGACGTCAACGGCAACGTGCCTTACAGCCTGCGTCCCTCGGGCCTGACGACCGCGCCGCGAGTCGCGGCGATCCTGACGATGCTCAACTTCATGGAGCAGACGCAGATCTACAACGCGGTCAACATCGGGATCACCTGGGGCGATCCGACGAACTGGACGGCCGTGAAGACGCGGGTCGCCACCCTGATCTGCCCTTCCTCCCCGGCCGACCCGAGCCGGCTCGACGGCATCCCGGAAGTCCAGCCCTACTCGCCGAGTTGGACGGCGACGATCGCCGCGATCACCGACTACTCGCCGATCGTCGGCCTGGACTCGCGGCTGAGCGCCTACGGGCTGTTCCCGGCGACCTCGACGCCGCCGGAGTCGCTGATCGTCAAGAACAAGGCGACCAAGCTGGCGGACGCCACCGACGGGCTGTCGAACACGGTCGTCTTCGTGGAGTCGGCGGGACGGCCGTTCGTGTACCGCCGCGGCGGCAAGGTCATCAGCAGCGTGCCTGACCACCGGGTCAACGCGGGGGGCTGGGCCCGGCCGGCCAGCGACGTGATGCTCAACGGCTCCACGGCCGACGGCTCGATCTTTCCGGGCAATACCGTGATCAACGCGGCCAACGGCGATGACGTCTACGGCCAGCCGTTCCCCCACCCGTACTACGTCACCGAGGGGACCGGCGCTCTGTTCGGGTTCCACAGCGGCGGGATCAACGTCCTGCTGGGGGACGGCTCGGTCCGGTTCGTGAAGGAGTCGGTCGCCCTGCCGACGTTCGCCGCCCTGGTGACGCGGGCCGGCGGCGAAGTGATCTCGGCCGACCAGTATTGA
- a CDS encoding sulfate ABC transporter substrate-binding protein codes for MELPPSRRLRFGLAAAAMLASVAAGCDGPSAAPADSLKIGGYSVVREVLHEGIIPAFARKWKEKTGREPEFAESYSASGAQARSIASGFDADVAALSHSGDMEILVKAGKVAKDWREGPYKGIMTNSLVVIGHREGNPKGIHDWADLGKPGVGVLYPDPKTSGGARWNVNAIFGSGYLEAAAKDAGKPDLSAVKDLMAKIQANVVNMDPSGRQSMANFAKFRTGDAVVTYENELLLRAKEGDAIPYIIPPATLLIESPVALVGPSVKKHGNAEIAQAFLEFLTSAEGQRIFAEYGFRPVNPEAKDAVPGRLEPAKVFTTADLGGWKKLSDELYSTNGLWTTIAAEVVQNRRN; via the coding sequence ATGGAGCTTCCCCCTTCCCGACGCCTTCGATTCGGCCTGGCGGCCGCAGCGATGCTCGCGTCGGTCGCCGCCGGCTGCGACGGCCCCTCCGCAGCGCCGGCGGATTCGCTGAAGATCGGCGGCTACTCGGTCGTCCGCGAAGTCCTCCACGAAGGGATCATCCCCGCGTTCGCCCGCAAGTGGAAGGAGAAGACCGGCCGCGAGCCCGAGTTCGCCGAGTCCTACAGCGCCTCGGGCGCCCAGGCCCGGTCGATCGCCTCGGGCTTTGACGCCGACGTCGCCGCACTCTCGCACTCCGGCGACATGGAGATCCTGGTCAAGGCGGGCAAGGTGGCCAAGGATTGGCGGGAAGGCCCGTACAAGGGGATCATGACCAACAGCCTGGTCGTCATCGGCCATCGCGAGGGGAACCCCAAGGGGATCCACGACTGGGCCGACCTCGGCAAGCCCGGCGTGGGAGTGCTTTATCCCGACCCCAAGACCTCCGGCGGCGCCCGCTGGAACGTCAACGCGATCTTCGGGTCGGGGTATCTGGAAGCCGCGGCGAAGGACGCCGGCAAGCCGGACCTCAGCGCCGTGAAGGACCTCATGGCGAAGATCCAGGCGAACGTCGTGAACATGGACCCCTCGGGCCGGCAGAGCATGGCGAACTTCGCCAAGTTCCGGACCGGCGACGCGGTCGTGACCTATGAGAACGAGCTGCTGCTGCGGGCCAAGGAGGGGGACGCGATCCCCTACATCATCCCCCCCGCGACGCTCCTGATCGAGAGCCCCGTGGCGCTCGTCGGGCCGTCGGTGAAGAAGCACGGGAACGCGGAGATCGCCCAGGCCTTCCTGGAGTTCCTGACCTCGGCCGAGGGCCAGCGGATCTTCGCCGAGTACGGCTTCCGCCCCGTGAATCCCGAGGCGAAGGACGCCGTCCCCGGCCGGCTCGAACCTGCGAAGGTCTTCACCACCGCCGACCTCGGCGGCTGGAAGAAGCTCTCGGACGAACTCTACTCGACGAACGGCCTGTGGACGACGATCGCCGCCGAGGTCGTGCAGAACCGGAGGAACTGA
- the cysT gene encoding sulfate ABC transporter permease subunit CysT: MAAAATVAAATTTKTPHHAHPRRERAPLVLRGASLLYLGVMVVLPMLAMTVQAFQPGPRAFWSAVTEPYAWHALKLTFATAFIMVIVGAITGTATAWVIVRYEFPGRGLVNALIDLPFAVPTVVTGVMLVALYGPDSVVGAIMAKGGWRVVYNQPGIILALLFVTYPFVIRSVQPVLLALDRTEEEAAATLGAGPMTTFLRITLPTLWPSILTGSALSFSRALGEYGSVVMIAGNQPMLTKTAPIYVFGEIESGNRHGALAVSAVLLATSLLILVVLNALQRGREIHDAA; encoded by the coding sequence ATGGCCGCCGCCGCGACGGTCGCCGCCGCGACCACGACCAAGACCCCGCACCACGCTCACCCACGCCGCGAGCGAGCCCCCCTCGTCCTGCGCGGGGCGAGCCTCCTCTACCTGGGGGTAATGGTCGTCCTGCCGATGCTGGCGATGACCGTCCAGGCCTTCCAGCCTGGCCCCAGGGCCTTCTGGTCGGCCGTGACCGAGCCCTACGCCTGGCACGCGCTCAAGCTCACGTTCGCCACGGCGTTCATCATGGTGATCGTCGGGGCGATCACCGGCACGGCCACCGCCTGGGTGATCGTCCGGTATGAGTTCCCCGGCCGAGGGTTGGTCAACGCCCTGATCGACCTCCCCTTTGCGGTCCCCACGGTCGTCACGGGGGTCATGCTGGTGGCCCTTTACGGCCCGGACAGCGTCGTCGGCGCGATCATGGCGAAGGGGGGCTGGCGGGTCGTCTACAACCAGCCGGGGATCATCCTGGCCTTGCTCTTCGTGACCTACCCCTTCGTGATCCGGAGCGTCCAGCCGGTGCTGCTGGCCCTCGACCGGACCGAGGAAGAGGCCGCCGCGACGCTCGGCGCCGGGCCGATGACCACCTTCCTCCGCATCACGCTGCCGACCTTGTGGCCGTCGATCCTGACCGGATCGGCCCTCTCGTTCAGCCGGGCGTTGGGGGAGTACGGCAGCGTCGTGATGATCGCCGGCAATCAGCCGATGCTGACCAAGACGGCCCCGATCTACGTCTTCGGCGAGATCGAGAGCGGCAACCGCCACGGGGCCCTGGCCGTCTCGGCCGTCCTGCTGGCGACGTCGCTGCTGATCCTCGTGGTCCTCAACGCGCTCCAGCGCGGGAGGGAGATCCATGACGCGGCCTGA
- a CDS encoding sulfate ABC transporter permease codes for MTRPDLREDAPADLEWTSMPRAAELPLKGRDEPSSWGRRLLIAAVLLWFAALILIPGAALVRQAFSKGWGPLATALTDPAVRRSFGMSLGITLVATVINTVFGIAMALVLVRQRFFGRTLIDGIVDMPFAVSPIVAGLMLIVLYGPESPVGGWLESKGIQVVYAMPGMVLATMFVTVPFVVRELVPVLREMGEEYEQAAHTLGASRWRTFWSVTLPSIRWGVAYGVTLTVARCLGEFGAVLVVSGNVIGRTQTATLLINEGIDSYHPEGAYAASLVLAAVSFVLLVGMDLLRVRLERVKEVEP; via the coding sequence ATGACGCGGCCTGACCTGCGGGAGGACGCCCCCGCCGACCTCGAATGGACCTCCATGCCCCGCGCGGCCGAGCTCCCCCTGAAGGGGAGGGACGAGCCCTCGTCGTGGGGCAGGCGGCTGCTCATCGCGGCGGTGCTCCTCTGGTTCGCGGCCCTGATCCTGATCCCCGGCGCGGCGCTGGTGCGGCAGGCCTTCTCCAAGGGCTGGGGGCCGCTGGCGACGGCGCTGACCGACCCCGCGGTCCGGCGGTCGTTCGGGATGTCGCTGGGGATCACGCTGGTCGCCACGGTGATCAACACGGTCTTCGGGATCGCGATGGCCCTGGTGCTGGTCCGGCAGCGGTTCTTCGGCCGGACGCTGATCGACGGCATCGTGGACATGCCGTTCGCCGTCTCGCCGATCGTCGCGGGGCTGATGCTGATCGTCCTGTACGGGCCGGAGTCTCCGGTGGGGGGCTGGCTGGAGTCGAAGGGGATCCAGGTCGTCTACGCGATGCCCGGGATGGTCCTGGCGACCATGTTCGTGACGGTCCCGTTCGTGGTCCGCGAGTTGGTCCCGGTCCTCCGCGAGATGGGCGAGGAGTATGAGCAGGCCGCCCACACGCTGGGGGCCAGCCGCTGGCGGACCTTCTGGAGCGTCACACTCCCCTCGATCCGGTGGGGCGTGGCCTACGGCGTGACCCTGACGGTCGCCCGCTGCCTGGGCGAGTTCGGCGCGGTGCTGGTGGTCTCCGGCAACGTGATCGGCCGGACGCAAACGGCGACGCTCCTCATCAACGAGGGGATCGACAGCTACCATCCCGAGGGCGCCTACGCGGCCAGCCTGGTTCTGGCCGCGGTCTCCTTCGTCCTGCTGGTGGGGATGGATCTCCTCCGGGTACGGCTGGAACGGGTGAAGGAGGTGGAACCGTGA
- a CDS encoding sulfate/molybdate ABC transporter ATP-binding protein, translating to MAIEVRGLSKKYGSFQAVDDVSFEVQAGQLVAMLGPSGSGKSTILRTIAGLETADTGSVMLTGEDATDLPVQQRGVGFVFQHYALFRHMTIRDNIGFGLKIQGVPRAEVRRRVDELLNLIQLGGYANRYPSQLSGGQRQRIALARALAPRPKVLLLDEPFGALDAKVRDELRTWLRRLHDEVHVTSLFVTHDQREAFEVSDQIVVLADGRIQQIGPPQELYERPANPFVAGFLGAINVLPLRSLKAGTIGRSPETWVEIPPANNEHAEAYVRPHDLDVHAQRDGKPYWPAVIERITPLGGVVRLDLRIAPDHPLHIELPSNRSAGVGFSTGDEVYVTPRHLNIYDRATGSFQPVDVHRAIGLSLENGAGI from the coding sequence GTGGCGATCGAGGTTCGAGGGCTCTCCAAGAAGTACGGCTCGTTCCAGGCGGTGGACGACGTCTCGTTCGAGGTCCAGGCAGGTCAGTTGGTGGCCATGCTGGGCCCTTCGGGATCGGGCAAGAGCACCATCCTGCGGACGATCGCCGGCCTGGAGACGGCCGACACCGGCAGCGTGATGCTCACCGGCGAGGACGCCACCGACCTCCCCGTCCAGCAGCGTGGGGTGGGCTTCGTCTTCCAGCACTACGCCCTCTTCCGCCACATGACGATCCGCGACAACATCGGCTTCGGCCTGAAGATCCAGGGCGTCCCCCGCGCCGAGGTCCGCCGCCGGGTCGACGAGCTGCTGAACCTGATCCAGCTCGGCGGTTATGCGAACCGGTATCCCTCGCAGCTCTCCGGCGGCCAGCGCCAGCGGATCGCCCTGGCCCGGGCGCTCGCGCCCCGGCCCAAGGTCCTGCTGCTGGACGAGCCCTTCGGCGCCCTCGACGCCAAGGTCCGCGACGAGCTGCGCACCTGGCTGCGGCGGCTGCACGACGAGGTCCACGTCACCAGCCTGTTCGTCACCCACGACCAGCGCGAGGCGTTCGAGGTCTCCGACCAGATCGTCGTCCTGGCCGACGGCCGAATCCAGCAGATCGGCCCGCCGCAGGAGCTTTACGAGCGTCCCGCCAACCCGTTCGTCGCCGGCTTCCTGGGGGCGATCAACGTCCTGCCGCTGCGTTCCCTGAAGGCTGGGACCATCGGCCGGAGCCCGGAGACCTGGGTCGAGATCCCCCCCGCCAACAACGAACACGCCGAGGCCTACGTCCGCCCCCACGACCTGGACGTCCACGCCCAGCGCGACGGCAAGCCCTACTGGCCGGCGGTCATCGAACGGATCACCCCCCTGGGGGGCGTCGTCCGGCTCGACCTGCGGATCGCCCCCGACCATCCGCTGCACATCGAACTCCCCAGCAACCGATCCGCCGGCGTGGGCTTCTCGACGGGCGACGAGGTCTACGTCACCCCCCGCCACCTGAACATCTACGACCGCGCCACCGGCTCCTTCCAACCCGTCGACGTCCACCGGGCTATCGGCCTCTCCCTGGAAAACGGCGCCGGCATCTGA
- a CDS encoding type II toxin-antitoxin system RelE/ParE family toxin, translating to MPRTEVVFFREDDESVPLLDWLTLLPPKALVKCLAKLARLEELGYELRRPEADLLRDGIYELRVRLGTVNYRMLYFFHGRAAAVVSHGLTKEKIVPPAEIDHAIERKTKFEADPEKHRFQPEPRG from the coding sequence ATGCCCAGGACCGAAGTTGTCTTTTTTCGTGAGGATGACGAGAGCGTCCCACTCCTCGACTGGCTGACTCTTCTACCGCCCAAGGCCCTGGTGAAATGCCTGGCAAAGCTCGCTCGGCTCGAGGAATTGGGCTACGAGTTGAGGCGACCCGAGGCGGATCTGCTGCGAGACGGAATATACGAGCTTCGCGTCCGACTGGGGACGGTGAACTATCGGATGCTCTACTTCTTCCACGGCCGGGCTGCGGCGGTCGTGTCACACGGCCTGACGAAGGAGAAGATCGTTCCGCCGGCCGAGATCGATCATGCGATCGAGCGGAAAACGAAGTTCGAGGCTGATCCGGAGAAGCATCGATTCCAACCAGAGCCGAGAGGTTAG
- a CDS encoding helix-turn-helix domain-containing protein, with the protein MGRKSRFASSALEHAYAKFIGDDPERAAALEEEIANAEIGRQIYDLRTAAGLTQGELAKLVGTTASVISRLEDADYEGHSLGMLRRVAKALHQRIEIRFLPIQDATQPV; encoded by the coding sequence ATGGGTCGAAAAAGTCGTTTCGCATCCTCAGCGCTCGAGCACGCGTACGCGAAGTTCATCGGCGACGACCCGGAACGGGCCGCGGCCTTGGAAGAGGAGATCGCGAACGCCGAGATCGGGCGGCAGATCTACGACCTCCGGACGGCTGCGGGCCTGACCCAAGGCGAACTTGCGAAGCTCGTCGGCACCACGGCGTCGGTCATCAGCCGACTCGAGGACGCCGATTACGAAGGACATTCGCTGGGCATGCTTCGCCGCGTCGCGAAGGCCCTCCATCAGCGGATCGAGATCCGGTTCCTCCCGATCCAGGACGCAACACAGCCTGTGTGA
- a CDS encoding DUF1254 domain-containing protein: MRSCTRTTAIEVACRPLLILATALSISPSGAVADEPVGEEEAREIAREAYVYFYPLVTMDVTRRQGTDVEAGPSPGRGPMNSFSHLRSFPDANYREVVRPNFDTLYSSAWLDLTAGPVVVSTPDTGGRYYLLPMLDMWSDVFAVPGKRTTGTGAGRLAVVPPGWRGEVPEGTERIDAPTPYVWIIGRTQTNGPQDYEAVHKIQDGFTITPAASQGPTRRPITAEAIPALAPKKPPLQQVNGMPGSAYFRYAAELMKLHPPHVTDQPIVARMRRLGLKAGESFDPERLAPAVRKALDEAPAAGLAHMNAKLPTLARVVDGWQMNTDTMGVYGTYYLKRAILAMVGLGANLPEDAIYPLCIVDAGGRPLDGANRYVLHFPKDALPPVDAFWSLTMYDAEGFQAANSLNRFAIGDRDKLTYNADGSLDLFIQHENPGTDKTANWLPAPTGPLGLTMRLYGPKPQALDGRWHPPAVKRVD; encoded by the coding sequence GTGCGAAGTTGCACGCGAACGACAGCCATCGAGGTCGCCTGTCGGCCTCTCCTGATCCTGGCGACGGCCCTGTCCATTTCCCCGTCCGGGGCGGTCGCCGACGAGCCGGTCGGCGAGGAGGAAGCCCGGGAGATCGCCCGGGAGGCCTACGTCTACTTCTATCCCCTCGTGACCATGGACGTCACACGGCGGCAGGGGACTGACGTCGAAGCGGGCCCGTCGCCGGGCCGGGGTCCGATGAACTCCTTCTCGCACCTGCGTTCCTTCCCGGACGCGAACTACAGGGAGGTCGTACGGCCCAACTTCGATACCCTCTACTCGTCCGCGTGGCTCGACCTGACCGCGGGACCGGTGGTCGTCTCGACGCCGGACACGGGAGGACGCTACTACCTGCTCCCCATGCTCGACATGTGGTCCGACGTCTTCGCCGTCCCGGGGAAGCGGACCACCGGCACTGGCGCCGGGCGGCTCGCCGTCGTCCCGCCGGGCTGGCGGGGCGAGGTGCCGGAGGGGACGGAGCGGATCGACGCCCCGACTCCCTACGTCTGGATCATCGGCCGAACCCAGACCAACGGCCCCCAGGACTACGAGGCCGTCCACAAGATCCAGGACGGTTTCACCATCACCCCCGCCGCCTCGCAAGGTCCGACGCGCCGGCCGATCACGGCCGAGGCGATCCCCGCGCTGGCCCCGAAGAAGCCCCCCTTGCAACAGGTGAACGGGATGCCGGGCTCGGCCTACTTCCGTTACGCGGCCGAGTTGATGAAGCTGCACCCGCCCCACGTCACCGATCAGCCCATCGTGGCGCGGATGCGGCGGCTCGGCCTCAAGGCCGGCGAGAGCTTCGACCCCGAACGGCTTGCCCCCGCCGTCCGGAAGGCTTTGGACGAGGCCCCAGCGGCCGGTCTCGCCCACATGAATGCCAAGCTTCCGACCCTGGCCCGCGTCGTTGACGGCTGGCAGATGAACACCGACACGATGGGCGTCTACGGGACTTACTACCTGAAGCGGGCCATCCTCGCGATGGTCGGCCTCGGGGCCAACCTCCCGGAGGACGCCATCTATCCCCTCTGCATCGTGGACGCCGGCGGGCGGCCGCTCGACGGCGCGAACAGGTACGTCCTCCACTTCCCGAAGGACGCCTTGCCGCCGGTCGACGCCTTCTGGTCGCTCACCATGTACGACGCCGAGGGCTTCCAGGCCGCCAACAGTCTGAACCGGTTCGCCATCGGCGACCGCGACAAGCTGACCTACAACGCCGACGGCTCGCTCGACCTGTTCATCCAGCACGAGAACCCCGGGACCGACAAAACGGCGAACTGGCTGCCGGCCCCGACGGGTCCCCTGGGCCTGACCATGCGACTCTACGGCCCCAAACCCCAGGCGCTGGACGGCCGCTGGCACCCGCCGGCCGTGAAACGAGTCGATTGA